CCTGGTGTGCGCGCTTTGCCGCGGCACTGTATGATGATCCCGACGCGCAGCCCGCCCCGACCGACACGGCCGACGGCACCTCCCCCGGGTGGGACGCGGCCGACATCGACAAGGCCGTCGCCCAGATCCGCGCACAGGATGAGCAGACACGGGCCTTCGCCAGGACGCTCGCCAATACGCACTGAGGCAACCGACCTACCATGAATGTCGCCCCGTTCACCGCCGCCTATGAAGAACTGAACCAGCGCTTCATCAAGCTGGTAAACGACCTGTCGGCGCTGCGCAGCCTCTCCGGGCTCAGCCTGCACAGCAGCAGCCAGGACGAGCTGCTGCGCGACGCCATGCGCGTCCTCATGGAGCACAACGAGTTCGAGTGCTGCTCCCTGTTCCTGCTCGACGGCGACACCCTGAGCTGTGCCGGTGGGCTGGACTGGCCGGACCTGCTGCACCGCGACCCGC
The Gammaproteobacteria bacterium genome window above contains:
- a CDS encoding GGDEF domain-containing protein, with amino-acid sequence MNVAPFTAAYEELNQRFIKLVNDLSALRSLSGLSLHSSSQDELLRDAMRVLMEHNEFECCSLFLLDGDTLSCAGGLDWPDLLHRDP